One segment of Fuscovulum ytuae DNA contains the following:
- the rodA gene encoding rod shape-determining protein RodA — translation MSFLEYQVKTVPSGLRKVLYLNWPLVVLVSAVSAVGFLILYSIAGGNMAVWAEPQMKRFAAGMVLMFGIALVPIWFWRNMAGLAYGVSILLLLAVEFFGVVGMGAQRWLDIGPLRLQPSELAKVTMVMMLAAYYDWLDLKKTSRPLWVLIPVAMIILPTFLVVIQPNLGTSLMLLMGGAAVMFAAGVSIWYFAVVAALIAGLVFAVFALRGTPWQFLHDYQYRRIDTFLDPSADPLGAGYNIMQAKIALGSGGWGGKGFMQGTQSRLNFLPEKHTDFIFTTLGEEFGFVGAFSLLILYGLILFFCFTSAVQNKDRFSQLLIIGLAANFFLYLAVNLSMVMGMAPVVGVPLPFLSYGGSVMLVLLIAFGLIQSAHVHRPR, via the coding sequence ATGAGCTTTCTGGAATATCAGGTAAAAACCGTCCCCTCCGGCCTGCGCAAGGTGCTTTACCTCAACTGGCCGCTGGTGGTTCTGGTCAGCGCCGTTTCGGCCGTGGGCTTCCTCATCCTCTACTCCATCGCAGGCGGCAACATGGCCGTCTGGGCCGAACCGCAGATGAAGCGTTTTGCGGCGGGCATGGTGCTGATGTTCGGCATAGCGCTGGTGCCGATCTGGTTTTGGCGCAACATGGCGGGCCTCGCCTATGGCGTTTCGATCCTGCTTCTTCTGGCGGTGGAATTCTTCGGCGTCGTCGGCATGGGCGCACAGCGCTGGCTTGATATCGGCCCCCTCCGCCTGCAACCTTCGGAACTGGCCAAGGTCACGATGGTGATGATGCTCGCGGCCTATTACGACTGGCTCGACCTCAAGAAAACCTCGCGCCCACTTTGGGTGCTGATCCCGGTCGCCATGATCATCCTGCCCACCTTCCTCGTGGTGATCCAACCCAACCTCGGCACCTCGCTCATGCTTCTGATGGGGGGCGCGGCGGTGATGTTCGCGGCGGGCGTCTCCATCTGGTATTTCGCCGTGGTGGCCGCGCTGATCGCAGGCCTCGTCTTTGCCGTCTTCGCCCTGCGCGGCACGCCATGGCAATTCCTGCACGACTACCAATATCGCCGCATCGACACCTTCCTTGACCCCTCTGCCGATCCGCTTGGCGCGGGCTACAACATCATGCAGGCCAAGATCGCGCTCGGCTCCGGCGGCTGGGGCGGCAAGGGCTTCATGCAGGGCACCCAGTCGCGCCTGAACTTCCTGCCCGAAAAACACACCGACTTCATCTTCACCACGCTGGGCGAGGAATTTGGCTTCGTCGGCGCCTTCTCGCTGCTGATCCTTTACGGCCTGATCCTCTTTTTCTGCTTCACATCCGCCGTGCAGAACAAGGACCGCTTCAGCCAATTGCTCATCATCGGGCTGGCGGCGAACTTCTTCCTCTATCTGGCGGTGAACCTGTCCATGGTCATGGGCATGGCCCCCGTCGTGGGCGTGCCCTTGCCCTTCCTCTCTTATGGCGGGTCGGTCATGCTGGTGCTGCTCATCGCCTTCGGCCTGATCCAAAGCGCCCATGTCCACCGACCTAGGTAA